The DNA window GGGGCGGATGACTACATCACGAAGCCCTTCAAACCGAAGGAGCTCATCGCCCGAATCCGCGCGCGCCTGCGCCGCGTCGACGACGAGCCTGCCGAGGTACTCAAGATCGGCGACCTGACCATCGACGTGCCGCAGCACATGGTCAGCCGCGGCGACGAGGAGATTGCGCTGACCCCGCTGGAGTTTGACCTCCTGCTGGAGATGGCGCGCAAGCCGAACCAGGTGCACACCCGTGACGAGCTGCTGGAGACGGTATGGGGCTACCGCAACGCCTCCGATACCCGCCTGGTCAACGTGCACGTGCAGCGTCTGCGCTCCAAGATTGAGCTGGACCCGGAGCACCCGGAGATCATCCTCACCGTGCGTGGGCTGGGCTACAAGACTGGTAAACCGGGGGTGTAGCCGATAAAGGGCAACGCAATCTGGCGGGCGAGAGAGCGCGTCGCAGAGTCGTGGCGCACCTCGCTGCAGGTGCGTTTCGTAGGCACGGTGCTCATCGTGTCCACCATCGTCATGCTCGTGCTGGGTTTCGCCATGGCTTCGGTGGTCACCCAGCGCATCACGCAGAGCAAGTTGGACGCGGCGAGCGTCGAGATCGAGCGTGCGCGCGTGGTGGTCGAGGAACAGATCGACAACACGGGCAGCGCCTCCTCGTTGCAGGTGCGGCTGAACTCGGCGCGGGCCGCGCTCACGCAGCGCTCGCAGGGCAGTTCCGAGGCCGCCAACGTCTACGACCCGGTCCTTCTGGTCAGCGGAGGGCCGGGTGCGGGCACGTCCTCGCCGGAATCCTACTCCATCCCGGAGAAACTGCAGGCGTTCGTGTCGGAAGGCA is part of the Corynebacterium imitans genome and encodes:
- the mtrA gene encoding MtrAB system response regulator MtrA, which codes for MQPKILVVDDDPAINEMLTIVLEAEGFDTSSVQDGAEAVEAFHTYDPDLVLLDLMLPGVNGIDICREIRRTSAVPIVMLTAKTDTVDVVLGLESGADDYITKPFKPKELIARIRARLRRVDDEPAEVLKIGDLTIDVPQHMVSRGDEEIALTPLEFDLLLEMARKPNQVHTRDELLETVWGYRNASDTRLVNVHVQRLRSKIELDPEHPEIILTVRGLGYKTGKPGV